One genomic segment of Ricinus communis isolate WT05 ecotype wild-type chromosome 3, ASM1957865v1, whole genome shotgun sequence includes these proteins:
- the LOC8262842 gene encoding uncharacterized protein LOC8262842 isoform X2: protein MIVSASSSIRCSFASSSTVSLRPLRYAVLGAGFAGLSVAWHLLKNSHKELNLSIDIFDEVGIGGGASGVSGGLLHPYSPKVKLLWRGAECWKECLTLLSVAEKAAVSKDSKFEFGESDQGFGSFIVRKRGILRPATSMKNLNVLYDNCDPSCRIETIDEEVAQDLVPKISVSFNSAFYMPQAVNVHPLRYLQALFLACEILVKELSTSSHGKKELYLHKQSTQRLIELEGEYDAVIICLGAKADMLPELSGRLPLRTCRGVIAHLQLPDNIREEYPDCAPSILSDAWLAVQGTRSLYMGSTWEWKSRNSSPNVSADEAAKALQELLPKVSAFYPGIKDWTFTGARAGLRAMPPLTPQGSLPLLGCVDDFVGDNCTCKFWLFGGLGSRGLLYHAWLGNLMSQAVLSGNERFIPAELTSWKRINR from the exons ATGATAGTTTCAGCTTCATCTTCGATTCGCTGCTCTTTCGCTTCTTCTTCAACTGTGTCATTGCGTCCTCTCAG ATACGCTGTGCTAGGTGCTGGTTTTGCTGGTCTCTCCGTGGCTTGGCATTTGTTGAAg AACAGTCATAAAGAGTTGAATTTAAGTATTGATATATTTGATGAAGTTGGTATCGGAGGAGGTGCCTCTGGCGTTTCTGGTGGTCTGCTTCATCCCTATTCTCCTAAAG TTAAGCTTCTTTGGAGGGGTGCTGAATGCTGGAAGGAGTGTTTGACGCTCTTAAGTGTTGCAGAAAAGGCAGCTGTTTCCAAAGActcaaaatttgaatttggCGAGTCAGATCAGGGGTTTGGCAGTTTTATAGTTAGGAAAag GGGCATCTTGAGACCAGCAACAAGCATGAAGAATTTGAATGTGTTGTATGAT AACTGCGATCCCAGTTGCAGAATAGAGACCATTGATGAGGAAGTTGCTCAAGATCTTGTTCCCAAAATAAGTGTATCTTTCAACTCAGCCTTTTACATGCCCCAAGCTGTAAATGTTCATCCTCTGAGATATCTTCAG GCGCTCTTCTTGGCGTGTGAAATTCTAGTGAAAGAATTATCTACTTCTAGCCACGGAAAAAAGGAGCTATACTTGCACAAGCAATCTACTCAAAGACTAATTGAACTAGAAG GGGAGTACGATGCAGTGATAATATGTTTAGGTGCCAAAGCAGACATGCTTCCCGAGCTCTCTGGGAGGCTTCCCTTGAGGACATGTAGAGGTGTAATCGCCCATCTGCAGCTTCCTGATAATATAAG GGAAGAATATCCAGATTGTGCCCCTTCAATATTATCAGATGCATGGCTTGCTGTCCAGGGGACCCGCAGTTTATACATGGGCTCAACATGGGAATGGAAATCAAGAAACTCTTCTCCAAATGTCTCAGCAGACGAAGCTGCAAAAGCCCTTCAAGAGCTTCTGCCCAAGGTATCTGCTTTTTACCCTGGAATTAAGGATTGGACTTTTACTGGAGCAAGGGCAGGTTTGCGGGCAATGCCGCCACTAACTCCCCAAGGTTCACTTCCACTTTTGGGATGTGTGGATGATTTTGTTGGTGATAATTGTACTTGTAAGTTCTGGTTATTTGGAGGACTCGGTTCGAGAGGTTTGTTATACCATGCTTGGCTTGGAAATTTGATGTCTCAGGCTGTGCTTTCCGGTAATGAACGATTCATACCTGCTGAACTGACCTCCTGGAAGAGAATCAATCGATAA
- the LOC8262842 gene encoding uncharacterized protein LOC8262842 isoform X1, with the protein MIVSASSSIRCSFASSSTVSLRPLRYAVLGAGFAGLSVAWHLLKNSHKELNLSIDIFDEVGIGGGASGVSGGLLHPYSPKVKLLWRGAECWKECLTLLSVAEKAAVSKDSKFEFGESDQGFGSFIVRKRGILRPATSMKNLNVLYDNAQNCDPSCRIETIDEEVAQDLVPKISVSFNSAFYMPQAVNVHPLRYLQALFLACEILVKELSTSSHGKKELYLHKQSTQRLIELEGEYDAVIICLGAKADMLPELSGRLPLRTCRGVIAHLQLPDNIREEYPDCAPSILSDAWLAVQGTRSLYMGSTWEWKSRNSSPNVSADEAAKALQELLPKVSAFYPGIKDWTFTGARAGLRAMPPLTPQGSLPLLGCVDDFVGDNCTCKFWLFGGLGSRGLLYHAWLGNLMSQAVLSGNERFIPAELTSWKRINR; encoded by the exons ATGATAGTTTCAGCTTCATCTTCGATTCGCTGCTCTTTCGCTTCTTCTTCAACTGTGTCATTGCGTCCTCTCAG ATACGCTGTGCTAGGTGCTGGTTTTGCTGGTCTCTCCGTGGCTTGGCATTTGTTGAAg AACAGTCATAAAGAGTTGAATTTAAGTATTGATATATTTGATGAAGTTGGTATCGGAGGAGGTGCCTCTGGCGTTTCTGGTGGTCTGCTTCATCCCTATTCTCCTAAAG TTAAGCTTCTTTGGAGGGGTGCTGAATGCTGGAAGGAGTGTTTGACGCTCTTAAGTGTTGCAGAAAAGGCAGCTGTTTCCAAAGActcaaaatttgaatttggCGAGTCAGATCAGGGGTTTGGCAGTTTTATAGTTAGGAAAag GGGCATCTTGAGACCAGCAACAAGCATGAAGAATTTGAATGTGTTGTATGAT AATGCTCAGAACTGCGATCCCAGTTGCAGAATAGAGACCATTGATGAGGAAGTTGCTCAAGATCTTGTTCCCAAAATAAGTGTATCTTTCAACTCAGCCTTTTACATGCCCCAAGCTGTAAATGTTCATCCTCTGAGATATCTTCAG GCGCTCTTCTTGGCGTGTGAAATTCTAGTGAAAGAATTATCTACTTCTAGCCACGGAAAAAAGGAGCTATACTTGCACAAGCAATCTACTCAAAGACTAATTGAACTAGAAG GGGAGTACGATGCAGTGATAATATGTTTAGGTGCCAAAGCAGACATGCTTCCCGAGCTCTCTGGGAGGCTTCCCTTGAGGACATGTAGAGGTGTAATCGCCCATCTGCAGCTTCCTGATAATATAAG GGAAGAATATCCAGATTGTGCCCCTTCAATATTATCAGATGCATGGCTTGCTGTCCAGGGGACCCGCAGTTTATACATGGGCTCAACATGGGAATGGAAATCAAGAAACTCTTCTCCAAATGTCTCAGCAGACGAAGCTGCAAAAGCCCTTCAAGAGCTTCTGCCCAAGGTATCTGCTTTTTACCCTGGAATTAAGGATTGGACTTTTACTGGAGCAAGGGCAGGTTTGCGGGCAATGCCGCCACTAACTCCCCAAGGTTCACTTCCACTTTTGGGATGTGTGGATGATTTTGTTGGTGATAATTGTACTTGTAAGTTCTGGTTATTTGGAGGACTCGGTTCGAGAGGTTTGTTATACCATGCTTGGCTTGGAAATTTGATGTCTCAGGCTGTGCTTTCCGGTAATGAACGATTCATACCTGCTGAACTGACCTCCTGGAAGAGAATCAATCGATAA
- the LOC8262843 gene encoding DNA replication licensing factor MCM5: protein MSGWDEGGVYYSEQAQFPESGTDTAPSRHTILQKFKEFIRNFESKKNVFPYRESLVHNPRSLLIHLEDLLSFDAELPSLLRASPADYLPLFETAAREVLQSLRLKEQVESGEMKEPEIKEVQILLSSKEDPVSMRFLGAQYISKLVKIAGITIAASRIKAKATYVSLVCKNCQSTREVPCRPGLGGAIVPRSCDHVPQPGEEPCPIDPWMVVPDKSKYVDQQTLKLQENPEDVPTGELPRNMLLSVDRHLVQRIVPGTRLTIIGIYSIFQAANSSTSHRGAVAVRQPYIRVVGIEEINEANSQGHTAFTQEETEEFKTFASRTDVYESICSKIAPSIFGEEQVKKAVACLLFGGARKNLPDGVKLRGDINVLLLGDPSTAKSQFLKFVEKTAPIAVYTSGKGSSAAGLTASVIRDSSSREFYLEGGAMVLADGGVVCIDEFDKMRPEDRVAIHEAMEQQTISIAKAGITTVLNSRTSVLAAANPPSGRYDDLKTAQENIDLQTTILSRFDLIFIVKDRRDYIRDKIIASHIIKVHASADAASADIRVAKEENWLKRYIQYCRTECHPRLSESASNRLQNEYVKFRQDMRKQANETGEATAVPITVRQLEAIIRLSEALAKMKLSHVATEADVIEAVNLFKVSTIEAAQCGINQQVTLTPEIKQAETQIKRRIGIGMRISERKLIDELARMGMNDSVVRRALIVMHQRDEIEYKHERRIIVRKL from the exons ATGTCGGGTTGGGACGAAGGAGGGGTATACTACAGCGAGCAGGCACAATTCCCTGAATCGGGAACGGACACAGCTCCAAGCCGCCATACAATCCTCCAAAAATTCAAAGAGTTCATCAGAAACTTTGAATCcaaaaaaaatgtatttcCATACCGTGAAAGTCTCGTCCATAACCCTAGATCCCTTCTTATCCACCTCGAAGATCTTCTTTCCTTCGACGCTGAACTTCCCTCCCTCCTCCGCGCCTCTCCCGCCGACTACCTTCCCTTG TTTGAAACGGCGGCGCGTGAGGTTTTACAGAGTTTGAGGTTAAAGGAGCAAGTGGAGAGTGGAGAAATGAAGGAACCGGAGATTAAAGAAGTGCAGATCTTGTTAAGTTCCAAAGAGGATCCCGTGTCTATGAGATTTCTAGGG GCTCAATACATATCAAAGCTGGTCAAGATCGCTGGGATAACTATAGCTGCTTCAAGGATCAAGGCAAAGGCAACTTATGTTTCTTTAGTTTGCAAGAATTGTCAAAGTACTAGGGAAGTTCCTTGTCGTCCTGGTCTTGGTGGTGCTATTGTCCCTCGTTCTTGTGATCATGTTCCTCAG CCTGGTGAAGAGCCTTGCCCAATTGATCCTTGGATGGTGGTTCCTGATAAGAGTAAGTATGTTGATCAGCAGACCCTGAAACTGCAGGAGAATCCTgag gATGTTCCTACTGGAGAGCTTCCAAGAAATATGCTTCTATCAGTGGATCGTCATCTCGTCCAAAGAATCGTACCTGGAACAAGATTGACCATCATAGGGATTTATAGCATCTTTCAGGCAGCCAACTCGTCAACTTC CCACAGAGGAGCAGTTGCAGTTAGACAGCCCTATATTAGAGTCGTGGGAATAGAGGAAATAAATGAGGCCAATTCTCAGGGTCATACAGCTTTCACACAGGAGGAG ACAGAAGAATTCAAAACGTTTGCTTCCCGTACTGATGTATATGAATCCATATGCTCCAAGATTGCTCCTTCTATTTTTGGAGAAGAGCAAGTGAAAAAGGCAGTGGCTTGTCTTTTGTTTGGAGGAGCAAGGAAG AATTTGCCTGATGGGGTGAAGCTAAGAGGTGATATCAATGTGTTGCTTTTGGGCGATCCATCCACTGCTAAATCACAG TTTCTCAAGTTTGTTGAGAAGACTGCTCCAATAGCTGTGTACACCTCTGGAAAAGGTTCATCCGCTGCTGGTCTTACAGCTTCTGTGATACGAGACAGCAGCTcg CGTGAATTCTATCTTGAGGGAGGAGCTATGGTTTTGGCAGATGGAGGTGTTGTCTGTATAGATGAGTTTGACAAAATGAGGCCTGAGGACAG GGTTGCTATTCATGAAGCCATGGAGCAGCAAACAATATCCATTGCAAAAGCCGGAATAACAACTGTTCTCAATTCTAGAACTTCAGTGCTTGCAGCTGCCAATCCTCCATCTGGTCGCTATGATGATCTTAAG ACTGCGCAGGAAAATATTGATTTACAGACCACAATTCTCTCTCGATTTGACTTGATCTTCATTGTGAAGGATAGAAGAGATTATATTCGAGATAAG ATCATAGCTAGTCATATAATAAAGGTTCATGCGTCTGCTGATGCTGCTTCTGCTGATATTAGAGTCGCTAAAGAAGAGAATTGGCTGAAGAG GTATATACAATACTGTCGAACTGAATGCCATCCCCGTCTATCAGAATCTGCATCCAATAGATTGCAAAATGAGTATGTCAAATTCAGACAG GACATGAGAAAGCAGGCAAATGAAACTGGGGAGGCTACTGCAGTACCCATTACTGTAAGGCAGCTAGAAGCTATCATAAGGTTGAGTGAGGCTCTTGCtaaaatgaaatt GTCCCATGTTGCCACTGAGGCAGATGTCATTGAAGCAGtaaatctttttaaagttTCGACCATTGAAGCAGCACAGTGTGGCATAAATCAACAAGTGACTCTTACTCCTGAAATAAAG CAAGCAGAAACTCAGATAAAGAGAAGAATAGGAATTGGAATGCGTATATCAGAAAGAAAGCTGATTGACGAACTTGCCAGAATGGGAATGAATGATTCAGTT GTGAGAAGGGCTCTTATAGTCATGCATCAAAGGGATGAAATTGAATACAAGCATGAGCGCCGCATCATTGTACGGAAACTGTAA